DNA sequence from the Leptospira perdikensis genome:
TTGTCGTCTAGCTTCCAATCCTTGGCTTTGGACTTTCTTTTGCAGTTTGACAAGAGCATCAAGAAGTGCTTCTGGCCTTGGAGGGCAACCAGGAACATAGACATCAACAGGGAGGATTCGGTCTACACCTTGTAACACGCCGTAGGTGTGAAACATTCCACCAGAAGAGGCACAAGCTCCGACGGAAATGACAAATTTTGGTTCCGCAAGTTGGTCGTATATCTGACGTAATACGGGAGCCATTTTATAAGTAATGGTTCCAAGTACTAAAATCATATCCGCTTGGCGTGGAGAAAAAGAAGGACGTTCCGCTCCAAAACGAGCGATATCATAATCGGAACAAGAAGTACTCATGTATTCGATGCCACAACATGCTGTCGCGAAAGGATACGGCCAAAGAGAAAAACTTTGTCCCCACTGCACTACGTTGTCGAGTGTTGCGACCTGAAACATGTCGCCAAACATCTCGCCGGGTTTGGATAATG
Encoded proteins:
- a CDS encoding NADH-quinone oxidoreductase subunit B, which produces MGLTETLSKPGEMFGDMFQVATLDNVVQWGQSFSLWPYPFATACCGIEYMSTSCSDYDIARFGAERPSFSPRQADMILVLGTITYKMAPVLRQIYDQLAEPKFVISVGACASSGGMFHTYGVLQGVDRILPVDVYVPGCPPRPEALLDALVKLQKKVQSQGLEARRQEVMRKIEEINERNKPLVVA